The Pediococcus inopinatus region TTTGCTTTTTCAAGCCCTTGGGCAACTTTTTGTCCATCAGAAGCCTTATCTGACAAAATACTGTAGTAAACGGTGGCCTGTTGCAAATCTCCAGTGACATTTACACCCGTAATTGTGATTCCCTGAACACGAGGATCACGAACTCGTTTACGCATAATATCACTAATTTCTTTTTCTATCTCTTGCCCAAGGCGATCGGAACGATACATTCTTGCCATTTGGAACCTCCTATTCTACAGGAACTTCTTTCATGATATAGGCCTCAATCACATCGTCAACTTTGATATCGTTATAGCCATCAATTGTAAGACCTAACTCAAATCCCTGTTTA contains the following coding sequences:
- the rbfA gene encoding 30S ribosome-binding factor RbfA; the encoded protein is MARMYRSDRLGQEIEKEISDIMRKRVRDPRVQGITITGVNVTGDLQQATVYYSILSDKASDGQKVAQGLEKAKGLIRSELGSRLSIYKTPELIFERDASVQYGSRIDQLINKLNTKE